The following are encoded together in the Bradyrhizobium sp. CCGUVB1N3 genome:
- a CDS encoding autotransporter domain-containing protein, protein MTTRDDAMQIKKVYLAKSNSGPWAGRSLTLAASFSLTVAAAVTISTAPVAAACVQSGSTVTCDGASSTGFGTGTENNLTLTVQPGASITATYPIDLADGNVVTNNGAIAVGGGTGGTGIRGFNNNVFTNAGTITLGANSTGMYVKGDNNILSNAGTISSTATLVSGITLRNGTGNTLTNSGNIILTGAASFGIEDEAVGTTIINSGTIKVSSGVFGGDAVELGYNGKLTNTGTIMAAADGGEGVHMDDGSTVINNGLIGASGRLGIGVWFNGANSTIVNNGTIVGGPNGSSLGSFGTNGNTITNNGTLDGKMSVSGSGNSLTNTGLITITNPGTTLAANNLTFGGTFTQTAQGTLALRVDNTGLYDGLTVTGQVTLNGTLRAVLQPGLYGSSTTYTNVLQSGTSVAGQFASVTSSSAFFTAAATYSTNAVDVTLTRQSFGAVAGETANQRAVGNALEAGYSPSLTGAAATFYSQLLAAGSVRVLDQLSGEGTSGTQNTAFAAGSMFGQSMDGQMDAWRTGHRGEVTGAGALGYAAEQPTTSAFNALKAPPLVQPQWNVWASGFGAGQSLSGDTTVGSAGFSDRIAGGAAGVDHLLNPDLLVGIAAGGSSATFNVDDRATSGRVDGAHVGAYAMQRFGASYVSAQLAYSHFNNSTTRTITGIGTDETAKGSFGSNQLAGRLEVGRTYGFVGVSVTPYAAIQAAQLWQAAYTETSVTAAGPGVLGLSYAAHTVSSLPVFLGTKFDGRVEVGNGMMWMPFANVAWVHEFNPTRDVTASLVTMQTPAFTVEGARAASDAGRVEVGSRLALNRATELSGRFTGEFSRGGQSYAGMGSLKVSW, encoded by the coding sequence ATGACAACGAGAGACGACGCGATGCAGATCAAGAAGGTGTACCTGGCGAAGTCGAACTCCGGGCCGTGGGCTGGACGATCTTTGACGCTAGCCGCTTCTTTTTCTCTCACCGTGGCCGCCGCGGTCACAATCTCGACGGCGCCAGTCGCGGCCGCCTGTGTGCAGTCCGGCAGCACCGTCACCTGTGACGGCGCCAGCAGCACCGGGTTCGGCACGGGTACCGAAAACAACCTGACCCTGACGGTTCAGCCCGGTGCCTCGATCACGGCTACATATCCCATCGATCTTGCTGACGGCAATGTCGTGACCAACAACGGCGCCATCGCCGTCGGCGGAGGTACCGGAGGTACCGGCATTCGGGGGTTCAACAACAACGTCTTCACCAATGCTGGCACCATCACGCTCGGCGCCAACTCCACCGGCATGTATGTGAAAGGCGACAACAACATTCTCAGCAATGCCGGGACAATCAGCTCGACGGCGACCCTTGTCTCCGGCATTACGTTGCGCAACGGCACCGGCAACACCCTGACCAATTCCGGCAACATCATCCTGACCGGGGCGGCGTCTTTCGGCATCGAAGACGAAGCCGTTGGTACCACCATTATCAATTCCGGCACCATCAAGGTCTCCTCCGGCGTCTTCGGCGGCGACGCCGTCGAATTGGGGTACAACGGCAAACTCACCAACACGGGCACGATCATGGCAGCCGCCGATGGTGGCGAGGGTGTCCACATGGATGACGGCAGCACCGTGATCAACAATGGCCTGATCGGCGCGAGCGGCCGCCTTGGAATCGGCGTCTGGTTCAACGGCGCGAACAGTACCATCGTCAACAACGGCACGATCGTGGGCGGCCCCAACGGCTCTTCGCTGGGTTCCTTCGGCACCAACGGCAACACCATCACCAACAACGGCACGCTGGACGGGAAAATGTCCGTTTCCGGTTCAGGCAACAGCCTGACCAATACCGGGCTGATCACCATCACCAATCCGGGGACAACGCTTGCGGCGAACAATCTGACCTTCGGTGGCACGTTCACCCAAACCGCGCAGGGCACGCTGGCGCTGCGCGTCGACAATACCGGCCTTTATGATGGCCTGACTGTCACAGGTCAGGTTACCCTTAACGGCACCTTGCGCGCCGTGCTGCAGCCCGGGCTGTACGGATCGTCGACGACCTACACCAATGTGCTGCAGAGCGGCACCTCGGTCGCGGGCCAGTTCGCCAGCGTCACGTCGTCGTCGGCCTTCTTCACAGCAGCGGCGACATATAGCACTAACGCCGTCGACGTGACGTTGACGCGCCAGAGCTTCGGCGCGGTTGCGGGCGAGACGGCCAACCAGCGTGCGGTCGGCAACGCGCTGGAGGCCGGCTATTCGCCGTCGCTCACGGGCGCGGCCGCGACGTTCTACTCGCAGCTCCTGGCGGCCGGCTCAGTGCGCGTGCTCGACCAGCTCTCGGGTGAGGGCACGAGCGGCACGCAAAACACCGCCTTTGCCGCCGGCAGCATGTTCGGCCAGAGCATGGACGGCCAGATGGACGCGTGGCGCACCGGTCACCGCGGCGAGGTCACGGGCGCGGGGGCGCTCGGCTACGCCGCGGAACAACCGACGACCTCGGCCTTCAACGCGCTGAAGGCACCGCCGCTCGTGCAGCCGCAATGGAATGTCTGGGCGTCCGGCTTCGGCGCCGGCCAGTCGCTCTCGGGCGACACGACGGTTGGCAGCGCGGGCTTCAGCGATCGCATCGCGGGCGGTGCGGCTGGCGTCGATCATCTCCTCAACCCCGACCTGCTGGTCGGCATCGCCGCCGGTGGCTCCAGCGCGACGTTCAACGTCGACGATCGCGCCACCTCCGGCCGGGTCGACGGCGCGCATGTCGGCGCCTATGCGATGCAGCGCTTCGGCGCGTCTTACGTTTCGGCGCAACTCGCCTACAGCCACTTCAACAACTCCACGACGCGCACCATCACCGGCATCGGCACCGACGAGACCGCCAAGGGCTCGTTCGGCAGCAACCAGCTCGCCGGGCGGCTCGAGGTGGGGCGTACCTACGGCTTCGTAGGGGTCTCGGTAACGCCCTACGCGGCGATCCAGGCCGCGCAACTTTGGCAGGCTGCCTACACCGAAACCAGCGTCACTGCCGCCGGGCCGGGCGTGCTGGGCCTGAGCTACGCCGCGCACACCGTGTCCTCGCTGCCGGTGTTCCTCGGCACCAAGTTCGACGGGCGAGTCGAGGTCGGCAACGGCATGATGTGGATGCCGTTCGCCAACGTCGCCTGGGTGCATGAATTCAACCCGACCCGCGACGTCACGGCGTCGCTGGTCACGATGCAAACCCCGGCCTTCACTGTCGAAGGCGCGCGCGCTGCATCCGATGCAGGGCGGGTCGAAGTCGGCTCGCGCCTGGCCTTGAACCGCGCGACGGAATTGTCGGGACGTTTCACTGGCGAGTTCTCCAGGGGCGGCCAGAGCTATGCCGGCATGGGCTCGCTGAAAGTGAGCTGGTGA